Proteins from one Impatiens glandulifera chromosome 2, dImpGla2.1, whole genome shotgun sequence genomic window:
- the LOC124925768 gene encoding probable LRR receptor-like serine/threonine-protein kinase At2g16250 isoform X2, whose amino-acid sequence MFISLIMVVDRKVSTFLCIVCIFLLIRTTLEQTVRVRLQSRNERVALIQLRSSLGLRSREWPIKGDPCLNWAGVVCKNGRVVEINISGFKRTRKGSQNPRFAVDALANLTLLESFNASNFLLPGSIPDWFGQRVSSLKVLDLRSSSVIDSIPSSIGNLINLTALYLSHNSLTGIIPFSIGQLSSLSVLDLSQNSLTGSIPLSFSSLGNLTSLNLASNFLSGSIPSAIAAISKLESLNLSNNSLSSSLPAQMGDLLRLVHLDLSFNSLSGSLPEGFRTLTSLRRLEVKNNSFSGSLQPDIFFALRNLQFIVLCHNRFAGNLPDSLWTLPGLIFLDVSENNFTGLLPNNVTSNANGSGSTVLNISSNQFYGVLTSSLSRFSSIDLAANYFQGRVPGYLTQNASFSSNCLTNVSDQRSQTDCAAFYTDKGLTFDNFGPSPPSSQKKKKINRRWIILAGVLGGLVFIVLLIVIILLLFLCTRRRASTSPRGGGDIEPVTASGGPAESPNGLIGEAFSYQQILQATDNFNDVNLIKHGHSGDLFKGMMEGGIPIVIKRIDLNNTVKKEAYISELDLFTKISHTRLVPFIGHCLEIEDNDNLKLLVYKFMPNSDLSSTLYRKKTNYDDDGLQSLDWITRLKIAIGAAEGLSYLHHECSPPRVHRDVQASSILLDDKFEVRLGSLSDVSLQESEAPQSRITRFLRLPSSSEQGTSSGSSSTSTCAYDVYCFGKVLLELVTGKLGMSALSESETKEWMETTLRYISIYDKELITNIVDPSLIVDEDLQEEVWAMAVVARSCLNPKPSKRPLMRYILKALENPLKVVREENMNSARLRRTTTSSRGSWNAALFGSWRHSTSDVAASSHPPPGQGGKAEVVEAVGSRSFKKSGPSAAASHGSGGADIFPELSEMEDVEGRRVEESSR is encoded by the exons ATGTTTATCTCTCTAATCATGGTGGTGGATCGGAAAGTTTCAACATTTTTATGCATTGTTTGTATCTTCCTACTGATTCGGACTACATTGGAACAAACAGTACGAGTTCGGCTTCAATCAAGAAACGAAAGGGTGGCTCTGATTCAACTCAGATCGTCATTAGGTTTAAGGAGCCGAGAATGGCCGATAAAGGGTGACCCTTGCTTAAACTGGGCTGGGGTTGTTTGCAAGAATGGCCGTGTCGTTGAGATCAACATTTCAGGGTTTAAGCGAACGAGAAAGGGTAGTCAAAACCCTCGATTTGCTGTTGATGCATTAGCGAACTTGACTCTATTGGAATCGTTTAATGCTTCTAATTTCCTTCTTCCGGGTTCAATTCCTGACTGGTTTGGTCAAAGGGTTTCGTCTCTGAAGGTTCTTGATCTTCGTTCTAGTTCAGTCATAGATTCAATCCCTTCAAGTATCGGTAATTTGATCAATCTCACTGCTCTTTATTTATCTCATAATAGTCTTACTGGAATTATCCCTTTTAGTATTGGTCAATTATCGAGCTTGTCTGTTCTTGATCTTTCCCAAAATTCACTTACTGGCTCCATTCCTCTGTCATTCTCGTCTCTTGGAAACCTGACCTCCCTTAATTTGGCTTCCAATTTTCTATCTGGTTCGATTCCTTCAGCTATCGCCGCTATTTCTAAGTTGGAATCACTAAATCTCTCAAACAATAGtctctcttcttccttaccTGCTCAAATGGGTGATCTTCTTAGATTGGTTCACCTTGATCTCAGCTTCAATTCTCTTTCTGGATCACTGCCTGAGGGTTTCAGAACATTAACAAGTTTGAGGAGACTGGAAGTTAAGAACAACTCATTTTCAGGGTCACTGCAACCTGACATCTTTTTTGCTTTGAGAAATTTGCAGTTTATAGTTCTCTGTCATAATCGATTTGCTGGTAATCTTCCTGATTCATTGTGGACACTTCCAGGATTGATTTTTCTGGACGTCTCTGAGAATAACTTCACTGGTCTTCTTCCCAATAATGTTACTTCAAATGCCAATGGCTCTGGCTCTACAGTGTTGAACATTTCTTCCAATCAGTTTTACGGAGTTCTGACATCTTCGCTCAGTAGGTTCAGTTCAATTGATCTCGCTGCCAACTATTTTCAAGGAAGAGTTCCAGGTTATCTAACTCAGAATGCTTCTTTCAGTTCGAATTGCTTAACAAACGTATCAGATCAGAGGAGTCAAACCGATTGTGCTGCATTTTACACTGATAAAGGTCTCACTTTTGATAACTTCGGaccttctcctccttcttcacagaagaagaagaagattaacaGGCGTTGGATCATATTAGCAGGAGTATTGGGTGGTTTGGTGTTTATTGTGCTCTTGATAGTTATTATACTCTTACTGTTCTTATGCACCAGAAGGAGAGCATCAACTAGTCCAAGAGGAGGGGGCGACATTGAGCCAGTAACTGCCTCGGGTGGACCTGCAGAATCCCCAAACGGTTTGATAGGAGAAGCGTTTAGTTATCAGCAGATTCTTCAGGCAACGGATAATTTCAACGATGTAAACCTGATTAAGCATGGGCATTCGGGTGATCTTTTCAAAGGAATGATGGAAGGTGGAATCCCCATTGTTATCAAAAGAATTGATCTTAATAATACAGTCAAGAAGGAAGCTTACATTTCAGAATTGGATTTGTTTACCAAGATTTCTCATACACGTTTGGTTCCGTTTATTGGGCATTGTCTAGAGATTGAGGACAATGATAACCTCAAGTTGTTGGTTTACAAGTTTATGCCCAATTCAGACTTGTCAAGTACATTGTATAGGAAGAAAACTAATTATGACGACGATGGTTTACAGTCGTTGGATTGGATAACGAGATTGAAAATCGCAATTGGAGCTGCCGAGGGTTTGTCTTATCTTCATCATGAATGTTCACCACCTCGTGTGCATAG agaTGTACAAGCGAGTAGCATACTTCTCGACGATAAATTTGAAGTGCGGCTGGGGAGTCTGAGTGATGTTTCACTTCAAGAGAGCGAGGCTCCTCAAAGCAGGATTACTAGATTCCTGCGTTTGCCATC ATCATCCGAGCAAGGCACTTCTTCTG GTTCTTCGAGCACATCAACGTGTGCGTACGATGTTTACTGCTTCGGGAAAGTATTACTAGAACTGGTTACGGGTAAGCTTGGGATGAGTGCATTGAGTGAATCGGAGACGAAGGAATGGATGGAAACCACATTACGGTATATAAGTATATACGATAAGGAGCTCATTACAAATATAGTAGATCCGTCGCTAATAGTAGACGAAGATCTTCAAGAAGAAGTTTGGGCAATGGCTGTAGTGGCTAGATCTTGTCTAAATCCTAAGCCTTCAAAGAGACCATTGATGAGATACATTCTAAAGGCATTGGAGAATCCATTAAAGGTTGTTAGAGAAGAAAATATGAACTCTGCTAGGTTGAGAAGAACTACTACTTCCTCAAGAGGTTCTTGGAATGCCGCTCTGTTTGGAAGCTGGCGGCACAGCACATCTGATGTGGCGGCGTCTTCTCATCCACCTCCGGGGCAGGGTGGGAAAGCCGAAGTAGTGGAGGCTGTAGGGAGTAGAAGCTTTAAGAAGTCTGGACCATCGGCTGCTGCTTCTCATGGGAGTGGAGGGGCAGATATATTTCCAGAGCTGTCGGAGATGGAAGATGTTGAAGGACGAAGAGTGGAGGAGAGTTCGCGATGA
- the LOC124925477 gene encoding glucan endo-1,3-beta-D-glucosidase-like, with the protein MKGPLKKSFFFFLALFIQSPFFASSESFIAVNYGQVADNLPPVTETAKLLQSTAIEKVRLYGSDPIAIRALANTGLGIVIGAGNGDIPALANDPNFPAQWIRTNVLPYYPASNIIVVTVGNEVMSSGDQNLISQILPAMRNVQNALSAVSLGGKIKVSTVHSMAVLSQSDPPSTGAFNSTLADALRAMLSFQRDNGSPFMINPYPFFAYQSDPRPETLSFCLFQPNAGRVDSLTGIKYMNMFDAQVDAVHSALNSLGYKDIEIVVAETGWPYKGDPNEVGPSIDNAKAYNGNLINHLRSLIGTPLMPGKSIDTYLFALYDENQKPGPTSERSFGLFNLDRSVIYDAGLSKASQTPTGPVTPAAPRPSSGYWCVPKAGVSDSQLQSNLDYVCSHGFDCSAIQPGGTCFEPMTVASHAAYAMNMLYQTAGRNPWNCDFLQTATLTSTNPSYNACVYPVST; encoded by the exons ATGAAAGGTCCTCTGAAGaaatctttcttcttctttcttgcacTGTTCATTCAATCCCCTTTCTTTGCAA GTTCGGAGTCCTTTATCGCCGTGAACTACGGCCAAGTGGCGGATAATCTCCCCCCGGTGACGGAGACGGCGAAGCTTTTACAATCGACTGCTATCGAGAAGGTTAGGCTATACGGGTCAGATCCGATCGCCATAAGGGCTCTAGCCAACACCGGTCTGGGAATCGTGATCGGAGCCGGCAATGGTGACATACCGGCGCTGGCCAACGATCCCAATTTTCCGGCTCAATGGATTCGCACCAATGTTTTGCCTTATTACCCAGCTAGTAATATCATCGTGGTTACCGTTGGGAATGAAGTTATGAGCTCCGGCGATCAGAATTTAATTTCTCAGATCTTGCCGGCCATGCGCAATGTCCAAAATGCCCTCAGCGCAG TTTCACTTGGTGGGAAGATTAAAGTTTCAACGGTACACTCAATGGCGGTGCTGAGTCAGTCTGACCCGCCGTCGACGGGGGCTTTTAACTCAACCCTTGCAGATGCCCTAAGGGCAATGTTGTCTTTTCAGAGAGACAATGGGTCACCTTTTATGATCAATCCTTATCCTTTCTTTGCTTATCAAAGTGATCCTAGGCCTGAAACGCTGTCGTTTTGTCTGTTTCAACCCAATGCCGGCCGAGTTGACTCACTCACCGGTATCAAATACATGAACATGTTTGATGCCCAG GTTGATGCGGTGCATTCGGCTTTGAATTCATTGGGTTACAAAGACATTGAGATAGTGGTTGCTGAAACAGGCTGGCCTTACAAGGGTGACCCTAATGAGGTCGGCCCTAGCATAGACAATGCCAAGGCTTATAATGGAAACTTAATTAACCATTTAAGGTCACTAATTGGCACCCCTCTTATGCCAGGGAAATCAATCGATACCTATTTATTTGCACTTTACGACGAGAATCAGAAACCTGGTCCGACTTCAGAACGCTCGTTTGGCCTTTTTAATCTAGACCGCTCTGTTATTTACGACGCAGGTCTATCAAAGGCCAGCCAG ACTCCAACTGGCCCGGTTACTCCAGCAGCTCCAAGGCCTAGCAGTGGATATTGGTGCGTGCCGAAGGCAGGTGTTTCGGATAGTCAATTGCAGTCGAATCTGGACTATGTTTGTAGCCATGGATTTGATTGTAGTGCGATTCAACCGGGTGGGACTTGTTTTGAACCCATGACGGTTGCTTCACATGCAGCTTATGCAATGAATATGCTCTATCAAACTGCTGGAAGGAATCCATGGAACTGCGATTTCTTGCAAACCGCGACTTTAACTTCGACGAATCCTA GTTACAATGCTTGCGTTTACCCTGTATCCACTTGA
- the LOC124925768 gene encoding probable LRR receptor-like serine/threonine-protein kinase At2g16250 isoform X1 encodes MFISLIMVVDRKVSTFLCIVCIFLLIRTTLEQTVRVRLQSRNERVALIQLRSSLGLRSREWPIKGDPCLNWAGVVCKNGRVVEINISGFKRTRKGSQNPRFAVDALANLTLLESFNASNFLLPGSIPDWFGQRVSSLKVLDLRSSSVIDSIPSSIGNLINLTALYLSHNSLTGIIPFSIGQLSSLSVLDLSQNSLTGSIPLSFSSLGNLTSLNLASNFLSGSIPSAIAAISKLESLNLSNNSLSSSLPAQMGDLLRLVHLDLSFNSLSGSLPEGFRTLTSLRRLEVKNNSFSGSLQPDIFFALRNLQFIVLCHNRFAGNLPDSLWTLPGLIFLDVSENNFTGLLPNNVTSNANGSGSTVLNISSNQFYGVLTSSLSRFSSIDLAANYFQGRVPGYLTQNASFSSNCLTNVSDQRSQTDCAAFYTDKGLTFDNFGPSPPSSQKKKKINRRWIILAGVLGGLVFIVLLIVIILLLFLCTRRRASTSPRGGGDIEPVTASGGPAESPNGLIGEAFSYQQILQATDNFNDVNLIKHGHSGDLFKGMMEGGIPIVIKRIDLNNTVKKEAYISELDLFTKISHTRLVPFIGHCLEIEDNDNLKLLVYKFMPNSDLSSTLYRKKTNYDDDGLQSLDWITRLKIAIGAAEGLSYLHHECSPPRVHRDVQASSILLDDKFEVRLGSLSDVSLQESEAPQSRITRFLRLPSSSEQGTSSAGSSSTSTCAYDVYCFGKVLLELVTGKLGMSALSESETKEWMETTLRYISIYDKELITNIVDPSLIVDEDLQEEVWAMAVVARSCLNPKPSKRPLMRYILKALENPLKVVREENMNSARLRRTTTSSRGSWNAALFGSWRHSTSDVAASSHPPPGQGGKAEVVEAVGSRSFKKSGPSAAASHGSGGADIFPELSEMEDVEGRRVEESSR; translated from the exons ATGTTTATCTCTCTAATCATGGTGGTGGATCGGAAAGTTTCAACATTTTTATGCATTGTTTGTATCTTCCTACTGATTCGGACTACATTGGAACAAACAGTACGAGTTCGGCTTCAATCAAGAAACGAAAGGGTGGCTCTGATTCAACTCAGATCGTCATTAGGTTTAAGGAGCCGAGAATGGCCGATAAAGGGTGACCCTTGCTTAAACTGGGCTGGGGTTGTTTGCAAGAATGGCCGTGTCGTTGAGATCAACATTTCAGGGTTTAAGCGAACGAGAAAGGGTAGTCAAAACCCTCGATTTGCTGTTGATGCATTAGCGAACTTGACTCTATTGGAATCGTTTAATGCTTCTAATTTCCTTCTTCCGGGTTCAATTCCTGACTGGTTTGGTCAAAGGGTTTCGTCTCTGAAGGTTCTTGATCTTCGTTCTAGTTCAGTCATAGATTCAATCCCTTCAAGTATCGGTAATTTGATCAATCTCACTGCTCTTTATTTATCTCATAATAGTCTTACTGGAATTATCCCTTTTAGTATTGGTCAATTATCGAGCTTGTCTGTTCTTGATCTTTCCCAAAATTCACTTACTGGCTCCATTCCTCTGTCATTCTCGTCTCTTGGAAACCTGACCTCCCTTAATTTGGCTTCCAATTTTCTATCTGGTTCGATTCCTTCAGCTATCGCCGCTATTTCTAAGTTGGAATCACTAAATCTCTCAAACAATAGtctctcttcttccttaccTGCTCAAATGGGTGATCTTCTTAGATTGGTTCACCTTGATCTCAGCTTCAATTCTCTTTCTGGATCACTGCCTGAGGGTTTCAGAACATTAACAAGTTTGAGGAGACTGGAAGTTAAGAACAACTCATTTTCAGGGTCACTGCAACCTGACATCTTTTTTGCTTTGAGAAATTTGCAGTTTATAGTTCTCTGTCATAATCGATTTGCTGGTAATCTTCCTGATTCATTGTGGACACTTCCAGGATTGATTTTTCTGGACGTCTCTGAGAATAACTTCACTGGTCTTCTTCCCAATAATGTTACTTCAAATGCCAATGGCTCTGGCTCTACAGTGTTGAACATTTCTTCCAATCAGTTTTACGGAGTTCTGACATCTTCGCTCAGTAGGTTCAGTTCAATTGATCTCGCTGCCAACTATTTTCAAGGAAGAGTTCCAGGTTATCTAACTCAGAATGCTTCTTTCAGTTCGAATTGCTTAACAAACGTATCAGATCAGAGGAGTCAAACCGATTGTGCTGCATTTTACACTGATAAAGGTCTCACTTTTGATAACTTCGGaccttctcctccttcttcacagaagaagaagaagattaacaGGCGTTGGATCATATTAGCAGGAGTATTGGGTGGTTTGGTGTTTATTGTGCTCTTGATAGTTATTATACTCTTACTGTTCTTATGCACCAGAAGGAGAGCATCAACTAGTCCAAGAGGAGGGGGCGACATTGAGCCAGTAACTGCCTCGGGTGGACCTGCAGAATCCCCAAACGGTTTGATAGGAGAAGCGTTTAGTTATCAGCAGATTCTTCAGGCAACGGATAATTTCAACGATGTAAACCTGATTAAGCATGGGCATTCGGGTGATCTTTTCAAAGGAATGATGGAAGGTGGAATCCCCATTGTTATCAAAAGAATTGATCTTAATAATACAGTCAAGAAGGAAGCTTACATTTCAGAATTGGATTTGTTTACCAAGATTTCTCATACACGTTTGGTTCCGTTTATTGGGCATTGTCTAGAGATTGAGGACAATGATAACCTCAAGTTGTTGGTTTACAAGTTTATGCCCAATTCAGACTTGTCAAGTACATTGTATAGGAAGAAAACTAATTATGACGACGATGGTTTACAGTCGTTGGATTGGATAACGAGATTGAAAATCGCAATTGGAGCTGCCGAGGGTTTGTCTTATCTTCATCATGAATGTTCACCACCTCGTGTGCATAG agaTGTACAAGCGAGTAGCATACTTCTCGACGATAAATTTGAAGTGCGGCTGGGGAGTCTGAGTGATGTTTCACTTCAAGAGAGCGAGGCTCCTCAAAGCAGGATTACTAGATTCCTGCGTTTGCCATC ATCATCCGAGCAAGGCACTTCTTCTG CAGGTTCTTCGAGCACATCAACGTGTGCGTACGATGTTTACTGCTTCGGGAAAGTATTACTAGAACTGGTTACGGGTAAGCTTGGGATGAGTGCATTGAGTGAATCGGAGACGAAGGAATGGATGGAAACCACATTACGGTATATAAGTATATACGATAAGGAGCTCATTACAAATATAGTAGATCCGTCGCTAATAGTAGACGAAGATCTTCAAGAAGAAGTTTGGGCAATGGCTGTAGTGGCTAGATCTTGTCTAAATCCTAAGCCTTCAAAGAGACCATTGATGAGATACATTCTAAAGGCATTGGAGAATCCATTAAAGGTTGTTAGAGAAGAAAATATGAACTCTGCTAGGTTGAGAAGAACTACTACTTCCTCAAGAGGTTCTTGGAATGCCGCTCTGTTTGGAAGCTGGCGGCACAGCACATCTGATGTGGCGGCGTCTTCTCATCCACCTCCGGGGCAGGGTGGGAAAGCCGAAGTAGTGGAGGCTGTAGGGAGTAGAAGCTTTAAGAAGTCTGGACCATCGGCTGCTGCTTCTCATGGGAGTGGAGGGGCAGATATATTTCCAGAGCTGTCGGAGATGGAAGATGTTGAAGGACGAAGAGTGGAGGAGAGTTCGCGATGA